In the Pseudomonas sp. ADAK2 genome, one interval contains:
- a CDS encoding co-chaperone GroES: protein MKLRPLHDRVVVRRSEEEKKTAGGIVLPGSAAEKPNQGEVLAVGPGKVLDNGEVRALSVKVGDKVVFGPYSGSNTVKVDGEDLLVIGESEILAVVEG, encoded by the coding sequence ATGAAGCTTCGTCCTCTGCATGACCGCGTCGTCGTCCGTCGCAGCGAAGAAGAAAAGAAAACCGCTGGCGGTATCGTCCTGCCAGGTTCGGCTGCTGAAAAGCCAAACCAGGGCGAAGTCCTCGCTGTAGGCCCAGGCAAAGTGCTGGACAACGGTGAAGTGCGTGCGCTGTCCGTGAAAGTGGGTGACAAGGTTGTGTTCGGCCCTTACTCCGGCAGCAACACTGTGAAAGTCGACGGCGAAGACCTGTTGGTAATTGGCGAGAGCGAAATCCTCGCCGTTGTCGAAGGCTGA